In one Drosophila albomicans strain 15112-1751.03 chromosome X, ASM965048v2, whole genome shotgun sequence genomic region, the following are encoded:
- the LOC117577550 gene encoding probable methylmalonate-semialdehyde dehydrogenase [acylating], mitochondrial: MSLVRLIGSEALMMAKRGYSSAAPTTKLFIDGKFVESKTKEWIDVHDPATNKVVTRVPKATQDEMQTALESNKKAFKSWSNQSVLSRQQVMFKLQALIKDNMGELAKNITKEQGKTLADAEGDVLRGLQVVEHCCSIPSLQMGETVANVARDMDTYSLVMPLGVTAGIAPFNFPAMIPLWMFPVAITTGNTMLLKPSERVPGATMLLMELLNEAGCPPGVVNVIHGQHDAVNFICDAPEIKAVSFVGSDTAGKYIYERAGKNGKRVQSNMGAKNHGIVLSDANKENTLNQLAGAAFGAAGQRCMALSTAVFVGDAQQWIPDLVERAQKLKVNAGHLPGTDVGPVISAASRERINKLIESGVKEGAKLILDGRKINVPGYEDGYFVGPTILADVKPNMQCYTEEIFGPVLVILNADTLDDAISIVNANPYGNGTAIFTTNGAAARKFVNEIDAGQVGVNVPIPVPLPMFSFTGTRGSFRGDHHFYGKQGIKFYTQTKTVTQLWRETDVTHTQAAVSMPTMK, encoded by the coding sequence TACTCATCCGCCGCTCCCACCACCAAGCTCTTCATCGATGGCAAATTCGTGGAGTCGAAGACCAAGGAATGGATCGATGTGCACGATCCGGCAACCAACAAAGTCGTCACCCGTGTGCCCAAGGCAACGCAGGACGAGATGCAAACGGCTCTGGAGTCGAACAAGAAGGCCTTCAAATCGTGGAGCAATCAATCGGTGCTGTCGCGTCAACAGGTCATGTTCAAGCTGCAGGCTTTGATCAAGGACAACATGGGCGAGCTGGCCAAGAACATCACCAAGGAGCAGGGCAAAACATTGGCCGATGCCGAAGGCGATGTGCTCCGTGGTCTTCAGGTGGTGGAGCATTGCTGCAGCATTCCATCGCTGCAGATGGGCGAGACGGTGGCGAATGTGGCCCGTGACATGGACACCTATTCGCTGGTGATGCCCCTCGGCGTCACCGCTGGTATTGCTCCCTTCAATTTCCCCGCCATGATTCCGCTGTGGATGTTCCCCGTGGCCATTACCACCGGCAACACAATGCTGCTGAAGCCCTCGGAGCGTGTGCCCGGCGCCACGATGCTGCTGATGGAGCTGCTCAATGAGGCCGGTTGCCCGCCCGGTGTGGTCAATGTCATCCATGGCCAACACGATGCCGTGAACTTCATCTGCGATGCACCCGAAATCAAGGCCGTGTCCTTTGTGGGCTCCGACACCGCCGGCAAGTACATCTATGAGCGTGCCGGCAAGAATGGCAAACGTGTGCAGAGCAACATGGGCGCCAAGAACCATGGCATCGTCCTCAGCGATGCCAACAAGGAGAACACATTGAACCAATTGGCTGGCGCTGCTTTCGGTGCTGCCGGACAACGTTGCATGGCCCTGTCGACGGCGGTGTTTGTCGGTGATGCCCAGCAATGGATTCCCGATCTTGTCGAGCGCGCCCAGAAGCTTAAGGTGAATGCCGGACATTTGCCCGGCACCGATGTGGGACCTGTGATCAGTGCCGCCTCCCGGGAGCGCATCAATAAGCTCATCGAGAGCGGTGTCAAGGAGGGAGCCAAGCTCATTTTGGATGGCCGCAAAATCAATGTGCCCGGCTATGAGGATGGCTACTTTGTGGGTCCCACAATTCTGGCCGATGTCAAGCCCAACATGCAATGCTACACCGAAGAGATCTTTGGCCCCGTTTTGGTGATCCTCAATGCCGATACCCTGGACGATGCCATCTCCATTGTGAATGCCAATCCCTATGGCAACGGTACCGCCATCTTTACCACCAACGGTGCCGCTGCCCGCAAGTTTGTGAACGAAATCGATGCCGGCCAGGTGGGCGTCAATGTGCCCATCCCAGTGCCATTGCCCATGTTCTCGTTCACCGGCACTCGTGGCTCCTTCCGTGGTGATCATCATTTCTATGGCAAGCAGGGCATCAAGTTCTACACACAGACCAAGACCGTTACACAGCTGTGGCGTGAAACCgatgtcacacacacacaggcagcTGTCTCCATGCCCACCATGAAGTAA